A stretch of [Clostridium] scindens DNA encodes these proteins:
- a CDS encoding ornithine cyclodeaminase family protein, with amino-acid sequence MAYEATKDQLEAFQKEHDYLKSKLELGKEILWLTQEECIKAGPDVAETLGLIHKAMEAHGKKRYEMPAKIGIHPYEDVFYHAMPAYVPDSLACGVKWIECYPRNPKDFGLPQTTGLLILNDIMTGIPVAVMDSAWITAMRTPALTSLAAAALHPDAKTFGMFGCGVQGTGHVRYIVKALKELEKIYIYDVRSENMDRLIQEVEGEVSVPIVKAASPEELVASCEVMSSATIILRDPLKVVKKEWVRKGQTIIPCDLNTFWDPEICRMADKYIVDSKEEHKLFEGMGYFPDGLAPITCETGEVIAGVHPGRTDREELIVCSNIGISVCDMVMGQAIFARALEQGIGRILPL; translated from the coding sequence ATGGCATATGAAGCGACAAAAGACCAGCTGGAGGCATTTCAGAAGGAACACGATTATCTGAAAAGCAAGCTGGAACTGGGAAAAGAGATCCTGTGGCTTACGCAGGAGGAATGCATTAAGGCAGGTCCTGACGTGGCGGAGACGTTGGGACTGATCCATAAAGCCATGGAAGCACATGGAAAGAAACGGTATGAGATGCCCGCCAAGATCGGCATCCACCCATACGAAGATGTGTTCTACCATGCAATGCCCGCCTACGTGCCGGACAGTCTCGCCTGCGGCGTGAAATGGATCGAGTGCTATCCAAGGAATCCAAAGGATTTCGGACTCCCGCAGACGACAGGATTGCTGATCCTCAATGATATCATGACGGGAATCCCTGTGGCGGTAATGGATTCGGCCTGGATTACGGCTATGCGTACGCCTGCGCTGACATCCCTTGCGGCAGCGGCGCTGCATCCGGACGCAAAGACGTTCGGAATGTTCGGGTGCGGCGTGCAGGGAACAGGACACGTCAGATATATCGTCAAGGCGCTCAAGGAATTGGAGAAGATCTATATCTATGACGTGAGAAGCGAGAATATGGACCGGCTGATCCAGGAAGTAGAAGGAGAAGTAAGCGTCCCCATTGTAAAGGCTGCGAGCCCGGAAGAATTGGTGGCCAGCTGCGAGGTTATGAGCTCGGCTACGATTATCCTCAGGGATCCGTTGAAAGTCGTAAAGAAAGAGTGGGTAAGGAAGGGACAGACCATCATCCCCTGCGACCTGAATACCTTCTGGGATCCCGAGATATGCCGCATGGCGGATAAATACATCGTGGACAGCAAGGAAGAGCATAAACTGTTTGAAGGTATGGGATACTTTCCGGACGGCCTGGCTCCAATCACCTGCGAGACTGGAGAAGTCATCGCGGGAGTACATCCAGGGCGTACGGACCGCGAAGAACTGATCGTGTGCAGCAATATCGGCATATCCGTATGTGATATGGTAATGGGGCAGGCAATCTTCGCAAGAGCGCTGGAACAGGGGATTGGACGAATACTGCCGCTATAA